A DNA window from Planctomycetota bacterium contains the following coding sequences:
- the argJ gene encoding bifunctional glutamate N-acetyltransferase/amino-acid acetyltransferase ArgJ, with the protein MPDTKLKSTLIPGGYQFAGVAAGIKKKAGELDVGLIVSDKPAAISGAFTQNTVVAAPVVFAKDLVGGGTVRAMLVNSGNANACTGKQGERDVIASQKLLAKKVGCAVGEVMPASTGIIGHPLPMKKLESGIGKAVDALGDGIGDVENFAKAILTTDTTTKVSAVSVSIGGQPVKILGIAKGSGMIAPHMEVMRAARPKHATMLAYILTDAEMPAAALRKLWRDATEETFNRVTVDRDTSTNDTAVLVANGASGAKINDVEATRKFRTGLEKVCTELARKIASDGEGASKLVTVNVTGAISDEAAEKIARGIADSLLVKTALHGNDPNWGRIIAAAGASGGEFDPNLATLKIVKTTVYAKGKPKPFDPKVVSKAMNAKEVALNLACGQEEGAATVWTCDLSKDYITINAEYST; encoded by the coding sequence GTGCCTGATACGAAGCTCAAATCCACGTTGATCCCCGGTGGGTACCAGTTCGCCGGCGTTGCCGCCGGGATTAAGAAGAAAGCCGGTGAGCTCGACGTCGGCCTGATCGTCAGCGATAAGCCCGCCGCGATCTCCGGTGCGTTCACGCAGAACACCGTCGTCGCGGCCCCGGTGGTCTTCGCCAAGGATCTCGTCGGCGGCGGGACCGTGCGGGCCATGCTCGTGAACTCCGGCAACGCCAACGCTTGCACCGGCAAGCAGGGCGAGCGGGATGTGATTGCGTCGCAGAAGCTGTTGGCGAAGAAAGTCGGCTGTGCCGTCGGCGAGGTCATGCCCGCCAGCACCGGCATCATCGGACACCCCTTGCCGATGAAAAAGCTCGAGTCCGGCATCGGTAAGGCCGTCGATGCCCTCGGCGACGGCATCGGCGATGTCGAGAACTTCGCCAAAGCCATCCTCACGACCGACACCACGACCAAGGTGTCCGCCGTGTCCGTGAGCATCGGCGGTCAGCCCGTCAAGATCCTTGGCATCGCCAAGGGCAGCGGGATGATCGCGCCGCACATGGAAGTCATGCGGGCGGCCCGGCCCAAGCACGCGACGATGCTGGCGTACATCCTCACCGACGCCGAGATGCCCGCCGCCGCCCTGCGCAAGCTTTGGCGCGACGCCACGGAAGAGACGTTCAATCGCGTCACCGTCGACCGGGATACATCCACCAACGACACCGCGGTGCTCGTCGCCAATGGCGCGTCGGGTGCGAAGATCAACGACGTGGAAGCGACGCGTAAGTTCCGGACCGGGCTGGAGAAAGTCTGCACGGAACTTGCCCGGAAAATTGCGTCCGATGGCGAAGGAGCATCGAAGTTGGTAACGGTCAATGTCACCGGAGCGATCAGCGACGAGGCGGCCGAGAAGATCGCCCGAGGCATCGCCGACAGCCTGCTCGTTAAGACCGCCCTCCACGGCAATGACCCGAATTGGGGACGGATCATCGCGGCCGCCGGTGCCAGTGGCGGGGAGTTTGATCCGAACCTGGCGACTTTGAAGATCGTAAAAACAACGGTCTACGCGAAAGGCAAGCCCAAGCCGTTCGACCCCAAGGTGGTGAGCAAGGCCATGAACGCCAAGGAAGTGGCGCTCAACCTCGCTTGCGGCCAGGAAGAAGGGGCCGCCACCGTGTGGACCTGTGACCTAAGTAAAGACTACATCACGATCAACGCCGAGTACTCGACCTGA